TCCTTGCAGCAGCGATTGCCTCCATCCCGTTGCGCAGTAGCATTTCAAGGGAACAGATGCCGGCGCGGCATGCCGTGGTACTGCCGGCAAAGGTGGAAGAATGATTCAGCGCAAACTCCTTCTGGTAGGCCCGGTCATTGCTGAGGCATGCGCCGATGGGAATAACGCCCCCGCTCAAAGCTTTGGCCAGCAGCAGGATATCGGGGAAGATTCCCTCCTCCGTGCAGGCAAACAGGGAGCCGGTGCGTCCCAACCCGGTCTGTATTTCATCCAGGACGAAGAGCAACCCGTATTTTTTGCAGAGTTTTTCCGCTTTCCCCAGATAACCGGCCGGCGGTTCCACCACGCCTCCTTCTCCCTGTATCGGTTCCAGGATGAGTGCGGCATACCGGTTCGGTTTTTCAGCCAGCAGGCTTTCGAGCGCATGAAGATTTCCGTATTCAACATGATCAAATCCTTCCATCGGGGCCATGAATGGACGCTGATAGCTTGGATTGCCCGTGGCCGAAAGAGCACCCAGAGTTTTACCGTGAAAACTGTTCACTGCCGACAGGATTCCTTTACGGCCCGTGGCTGCACGGCACATCTTGATCGCAGCCTCCACCGCTTCCGCCCCGCTGTTGCAAAAAGTGACGTATTTCAGCCCTTCCGGTGCAATCTTGATGAGCTTTTCGGCCAGGTCACCCGCGGCGTTCAGGTTGGAGGGCTGGACAAAATCAGGCTCCCTTTCTTCATATGCCCTTGTAATCGCCTCCCATATTTCTCGCGGGTTATGGCCGAAAGGCAGAGCCCCGTAGGCGGCGATAAAATCAAGATATTCATTCCCCTCTTGATCGTAAAGGTAACAGCCTTCTCCTCTTACAAAGCTCTTGTCCATACCGATACTCTCGATCATTTTTCCCAGAAAGGGGTTTACATACTTTGAAAACGAATGCATGGAAAAACCCTCCGTGTTAACATTGAAATGTATGTGCCCAAATATGTGCACACCTATATTATATGCATGCACCGGCCAAACATCAACCCTATTTTCCCTTTGAACGCCCGTAAAAATATCTTTTCCGTTCTGTTCTTCGTTCAAGGTACCGTCTTGCCGGGTTGGCAATCCACGGTCTCCGGGGCGGGGGTGGCCCGCGGGGTGTGGTGGCGGAGGACAATTTGGTTCAACAGCTTGTTAATAAATAAATAATTATATAGAATAGCAGTTGAAAACGCCATCATGCAATGATGCCGTCAAGGTGGGATATCAAGGATATGCATATCATCATCATCGGCGGTGGCGGCGTGGGGTATGAACTGGCCCGCAGCCTCTCCGAAAAAAATCAGGATGTCGTCATCATCGAGAAAGACCCCGAGAAAGCATATCGCATCAACGAACGTCTGGATGCCATGGTCGTTGAGGGCAACGGGGCCAACGTGGCCATTCTGGAGAAAGCCGGGGCCAGGGAGGCCGGTATTGTCGCCGCTGTAACGGAGATTGACGAGGTGAACATCATTGCCTGCATGGTGGCCAAACGCCTCGGCGCCAGTATCACGGTGGCCCGGGTTCGCGGCGAGGAATACTTCGAGAAACATCATGCATTGCTCCATGAACAGATGGGTTTGGATTTCATCATTAACCCCGAAAGGTTGGCTGCACAGGAGATAGTGGAGATGATTCATTTCCCGGATGCCGGCAACGTCGAGTACTTTGCCCAGGGCAAGGTGATGATGCTGGGAATCATCGTTGAACAGGAAGCAGGAATTACCAACCGAACCCTCAAGGAGCTGCCGTTGCCGCCGGGCTGCATTATCGTGGGTATCAACCGCCCCGGCGGTGAATTTCTGGTTCCTGGCGGGAAGGATATGGTCAAACCGGGTGACAAGATATATCTGCAGGGAAAACCGCAGGTTTTGCGTGAAGTTAGCTGGATGTTGCATCATGAACGCCTCCGCGTACAGCGGGTAACGATACTGGGCGGCGGCCGAACGGGTTTCCGGCTGGCCTCCCTTCTTGAAAATAACGGGACGAGCCGCAAGTTCTCGGTAAAGTTGGTCGAGAAGGATCCCCTCCGCTGTGAAGAATTGAGCCGCAATCTTTCCCACACTCTCATCCTGCAGGGAGATGCAACCGATCTTTCTTTTTTCAAGGGAGAGGAGATCGAGGAGGCGGAGGTGCTGGTGGCAGCCACCGGCGACGATCGGACCAACATCCTTGCTTCATTGCTGGGAAAACAGCTGGGAGTGAAGAAAATCATTTCCGAGATAACGGACCTCGAATATATTCCCATCTTCAAAACCCTGGGCATCGATAGCACGGTCAATTCCCGTCTTATCGCTGCATCGCAGATCCTGCGTTTTACGAGGAGGGAGGATATCATCTCCCTCTCCATCCTGCAGGATGAGAATGCGGAGATGCTCGAGCTGATCCTTCCCGACACGGCCCGTGCTGTCGGCAAGAAGGTCTGCAAACTGAATTTGCCCCGGGGGGTGCTCATCGGTGCACTGGTGCGGGATGACGAGGTTATCATACCCCATGGTGACACCCTGCTTCTGGCCCACGACCGCCTGGTAATTTTCACCCTTCCCGAAATCAGCGCACATCTGGATCGCTTCTTTGCCGGCAGGCGCACCGGAAAGGCAGACCGGAAGTTCAAAGAAAATCATTTGAAGAAGGAATGAGAGCAATGCAACGCCTGCACATCCTGCATCTGATCGGCTATCTGTTGATTGCCCTCTCCCTGGTGATGTTATTTCCTCTGGCATGGTCGCTATTCGAGGGGGGAGCGGATTCGAGCTCTCTCCTGGTTTCGGCACTGATAACCGGGCTGGTCGGTATAATTCTCTGTCTGCTGATTCCTTCCAGCAACAGAATCACTCTGGTTGATAGTTTTGCTCTGGTCACACTGGCCTGGTTCTTTGCCGGGTTTTTCGGTGCACTGCCCTATTATTTTTACGGCCTGTTTGACAGTTTTACCGCTGCTTGCTTTGAATCCATATCCGGATTCACGACCACCGGGGCCACCGTGATCAACGATGTGGAAGCGGTACCGGCAGGGTTGCTGCTCTGGCGCAGCCTGACGCAGTGGTTGGGGGGGATGGGCATCATCGCTCTTTTTGTCGCCCTTCTGCCACGGCTGGGTTTGCATGGCATGAATCTTTTCCGGGCCGAGGTGCCCGGAGTTTTTGCCGATCGCGTCGTGCCCCGCGTTGCGGAGATGGCCAGGAAACTCTGGTATATTTACGTTGTCCTGACCATGTTGCAGACGGCGCTACTCATGCTGGTCGGCCTCCCTTTCTATCATGCCCTCAACCATGCTCTGACCACCATGCCCACGGGTGGATTTTCAACCCTGAATTCCGGCGTGGCCTCCCTGGGAAACCCCGCGGCGGAGATGATCATCATTGTTTTCATGCTGGTGGCCGCCGTGAATTTTGCCCTATACTATCAGTTGCTCCGCGGTGATTTCAGAAACTTTTTCCGCAATCCGGAGTTGCGATTCTATCTTTTTTTCGTCCTGCTGGTCACCATCCTTGTTGCTTTCAATATTCATTCACATGATGGAGTTGGCGAAACGATGCGCCGTGCCTCCTTCCAGGTTTCCTCGATTATCAGCACCACCGGATTCAGTTCGGTTAACTTCGATGCCTGGCCCGTTTTCAGCAAAGCATTGCTTTTCATGTGCACGTTCATCGGTGGTCCGGGGGGATCTACTGCCGGAGGGATCAAGCTTGTACGCATCATGTTGCTGGGCAAATTCGTTTATCGTGAGATATACAGGTTTGTTCATCCAGCGGCGGTGAGTACGGTCAAGCTTGGGGACCGCCCCATCCCGGAAGATGTTTTGCGCAATGCGGTTGCTTTCATTTTTCTGTATATGAGCGCTTCCGCCCTGGGGGCCCTTGTGCTTGCGGGGATGGGTCTGGATCTGACCACCTCCTTTTCCGCGGCGGCTGCTTCCCTGAGCAACGTAGGCGCCGGTTTTGGACTCATCGGTTCGTTGCCCGGATATGGCAGTATCCCCCTTCCGGGCTTATGTTTCCTCGCTTTCCTGATGATCCTCGGGCGGCTGGAAATCTATACGGTGCTTGTCTTTTTTCTGGTGGCTTTCCGGAGGTTCCGGCGCTCCGGCTAGGTGTGGCCGGAAGCGATCGATCAAAACGAAAAGAGGAATAATATGATCACATCAAAACAATCATTTCAGGACATACGCGCGGGCAGGTTTTCGCCGCTCTACCTGTTGACCGGTGGTGAGGACTACCTGCAGGAACTATGGCTCGGCCTTCTGCGAGAGAAATTTCTTCAAGGGGATGAAGCAAATACCGGGTTTCGGAAAATAGAAGGGCACGAGGCAAATCTGATAGAAATAATTGTCGATCTGGGGAT
This sequence is a window from Bacillota bacterium. Protein-coding genes within it:
- a CDS encoding TrkH family potassium uptake protein codes for the protein MQRLHILHLIGYLLIALSLVMLFPLAWSLFEGGADSSSLLVSALITGLVGIILCLLIPSSNRITLVDSFALVTLAWFFAGFFGALPYYFYGLFDSFTAACFESISGFTTTGATVINDVEAVPAGLLLWRSLTQWLGGMGIIALFVALLPRLGLHGMNLFRAEVPGVFADRVVPRVAEMARKLWYIYVVLTMLQTALLMLVGLPFYHALNHALTTMPTGGFSTLNSGVASLGNPAAEMIIIVFMLVAAVNFALYYQLLRGDFRNFFRNPELRFYLFFVLLVTILVAFNIHSHDGVGETMRRASFQVSSIISTTGFSSVNFDAWPVFSKALLFMCTFIGGPGGSTAGGIKLVRIMLLGKFVYREIYRFVHPAAVSTVKLGDRPIPEDVLRNAVAFIFLYMSASALGALVLAGMGLDLTTSFSAAAASLSNVGAGFGLIGSLPGYGSIPLPGLCFLAFLMILGRLEIYTVLVFFLVAFRRFRRSG
- the trkA gene encoding Trk system potassium transporter TrkA; this encodes MHIIIIGGGGVGYELARSLSEKNQDVVIIEKDPEKAYRINERLDAMVVEGNGANVAILEKAGAREAGIVAAVTEIDEVNIIACMVAKRLGASITVARVRGEEYFEKHHALLHEQMGLDFIINPERLAAQEIVEMIHFPDAGNVEYFAQGKVMMLGIIVEQEAGITNRTLKELPLPPGCIIVGINRPGGEFLVPGGKDMVKPGDKIYLQGKPQVLREVSWMLHHERLRVQRVTILGGGRTGFRLASLLENNGTSRKFSVKLVEKDPLRCEELSRNLSHTLILQGDATDLSFFKGEEIEEAEVLVAATGDDRTNILASLLGKQLGVKKIISEITDLEYIPIFKTLGIDSTVNSRLIAASQILRFTRREDIISLSILQDENAEMLELILPDTARAVGKKVCKLNLPRGVLIGALVRDDEVIIPHGDTLLLAHDRLVIFTLPEISAHLDRFFAGRRTGKADRKFKENHLKKE